The following are from one region of the Thermoproteus uzoniensis 768-20 genome:
- a CDS encoding aspartate kinase, protein MRAVVKIGGSLLRSAQHFVEAAKFLSSYESPVVVVSAVKGVTDMLIELYKTRYESLYEAIRDIHVEIAKRLGVSGVEPLLKELRAALELPEGPDVLDYFMSFGERLSATIMNGLLKRMGFDSKLFVAPIVTDDSFGNARPLEDRSLASEIDGHEGIAVVTGFIGRTKDGRFTTVGRGGSDYTATFLAKLLGYRQVVLVTDSPGVMTANPQEVPEAKILPMMSVEEAVEAARLGAKNFHPRTFEPVSGGMYVEVRNYWSRGTVIGNFYAPPPYKVVLRCGEGSCVVGLEAEEIVKLGGEYVSRFAAQVPMPPKWAHDLFVKPYFEKLVWIN, encoded by the coding sequence ATGAGGGCCGTCGTAAAGATAGGGGGGTCTCTGCTCAGAAGCGCCCAGCATTTCGTGGAGGCCGCCAAGTTCCTCTCGTCCTACGAGTCGCCTGTCGTGGTCGTCTCGGCGGTGAAGGGCGTGACGGACATGTTGATAGAGCTCTACAAGACCAGGTACGAGAGCCTCTACGAGGCGATCCGGGACATACATGTGGAGATAGCGAAGAGGCTGGGCGTATCCGGCGTGGAGCCCCTCCTCAAGGAGCTGAGAGCCGCCCTGGAGCTCCCCGAGGGCCCGGACGTGCTGGACTACTTCATGTCGTTCGGGGAGCGGCTATCCGCGACGATAATGAACGGGCTGCTCAAGAGGATGGGCTTCGACAGCAAGCTCTTCGTTGCGCCGATAGTTACCGACGACTCGTTCGGCAACGCGAGGCCTCTGGAGGACCGCAGCCTGGCGTCTGAGATAGACGGGCACGAGGGCATAGCGGTTGTGACGGGGTTTATAGGCAGAACCAAGGACGGCAGGTTCACGACCGTGGGTAGGGGCGGGAGCGACTACACGGCGACGTTCCTCGCCAAGCTCCTCGGATATAGGCAAGTGGTGCTCGTAACGGACTCGCCCGGCGTGATGACCGCCAATCCGCAGGAAGTGCCCGAGGCAAAAATCCTCCCCATGATGTCCGTCGAGGAGGCCGTGGAGGCCGCGAGACTCGGCGCCAAGAACTTCCACCCCAGAACCTTCGAGCCGGTCTCGGGAGGCATGTACGTCGAGGTGCGGAACTACTGGAGCAGGGGCACCGTCATAGGCAACTTCTACGCGCCGCCGCCCTATAAGGTCGTCCTCAGATGCGGCGAGGGCTCCTGCGTCGTGGGGCTGGAGGCCGAGGAGATTGTGAAGCTCGGGGGCGAATACGTGAGCAGATTCGCCGCCCAGGTGCCCATGCCTCCCAAGTGGGCACACGACCTCTTCGTCAAGCCCTACTTCGAGAAGTTGGTATGGATAAACTGA
- the thrC gene encoding threonine synthase: MVYSRYNTAQCGGKVYIARRFVGYAFGDNNEVVLKCVVCGAEYGPDFRLFRCPRCGGLLDVVVKGKYWAPKGSGIWRYATMLPMKAGVTMGEGRTPLVESRLKRNLWVKFEGANPTGSFKDRGMALGVTVAREAGANKVIVASTGNTAASAAAYAARAGLKAYVVLPRGNVARGKLVQAALHGAEILAVEGYFDKALSLVVEYGTRYAYPLNSFNPWRLEGQKTLAYEVYEELGCPDNIVVPVGNAGNIYAIWKGFRELGELGLCNKLPRMIGVQAAGAAPLARAWREGSQSPLFVESPSTIASAIRIGKPVNWVKAFIAVRESGGMFVEVDDADILRAQLALARVDGVGAEPAGAASVAGALALDLPGISVAVVTGHALKDPDVVEVRTTPVASQEELVSVLSR; encoded by the coding sequence GTGGTATATAGCCGCTATAATACGGCCCAGTGTGGCGGCAAAGTTTATATAGCCCGACGTTTCGTCGGATATGCCTTCGGGGACAATAACGAAGTCGTCCTGAAGTGCGTCGTCTGCGGGGCCGAATACGGCCCCGATTTCAGGCTGTTCAGATGCCCCAGATGCGGCGGCCTCCTGGACGTGGTCGTCAAGGGAAAGTACTGGGCGCCTAAGGGCTCGGGGATATGGCGCTACGCCACTATGTTGCCCATGAAGGCCGGCGTCACTATGGGCGAGGGGAGAACTCCATTGGTGGAGTCCCGGCTTAAGAGGAATCTCTGGGTCAAATTCGAGGGAGCAAACCCAACTGGCAGCTTCAAGGACAGGGGGATGGCGCTCGGCGTGACGGTGGCTAGAGAGGCGGGGGCAAACAAGGTCATCGTCGCGTCGACCGGCAACACCGCAGCCTCTGCCGCCGCCTACGCGGCTAGGGCCGGCCTCAAGGCCTACGTCGTTCTGCCCAGGGGAAATGTGGCCAGAGGAAAGCTCGTGCAGGCGGCCCTACACGGCGCCGAGATCCTCGCCGTCGAGGGGTATTTCGACAAGGCGCTTAGCCTAGTCGTTGAGTACGGCACCAGGTACGCGTACCCCCTCAACAGCTTCAACCCGTGGAGGCTGGAGGGCCAGAAGACGCTCGCCTACGAGGTGTACGAGGAGCTGGGGTGCCCCGACAATATAGTGGTCCCTGTGGGGAACGCTGGAAATATATATGCTATATGGAAAGGCTTTAGGGAGCTCGGAGAGCTCGGGCTCTGCAACAAGTTGCCGAGGATGATCGGGGTCCAGGCGGCCGGCGCGGCGCCGCTGGCCCGCGCTTGGCGCGAGGGGTCGCAAAGCCCGTTGTTCGTCGAGTCGCCCAGCACTATCGCGTCGGCCATAAGAATCGGGAAGCCCGTCAATTGGGTTAAGGCTTTTATAGCCGTGAGGGAATCCGGCGGGATGTTCGTGGAGGTCGACGACGCGGACATCTTGAGGGCCCAGCTAGCCCTCGCCAGAGTGGACGGGGTCGGCGCGGAGCCTGCCGGAGCCGCCTCGGTGGCCGGCGCCCTAGCGTTGGACCTCCCCGGGATCTCCGTCGCGGTAGTCACAGGCCACGCCCTCAAGGATCCCGACGTCGTCGAGGTGAGGACAACCCCCGTTGCGTCTCAAGAAGAGCTGGTCTCCGTGTTGAGCCGATGA
- a CDS encoding cation:proton antiporter: MEIGAVYSAFLYLSLLLFLAAVLRYLLRRLRIPGLVAGIAAGMVLSPTLLGGLLNGIIGAPIFQLNDYIRFMADFSVILIIFAAGLEEGLAPLRSAGALGAAGAVFGALLPFIAGYAAYSGYVGRDVALYMGVSLGATSLAAASAILLERGVKGRGAYFLTAAAAIDDVVAFLLLSVVNVLIVAGHLSVAELLGTVAVYVAAWIVILASSLAILKLVGRRIRDEYSYEFSLLVIFGLTAIMVVLGFSPIIAAFIAGVAVAEGLSKENIKRLTDALLEVFGPIFFVVVGAESDLSDIGLGGLVMGLALTAIAVVFKIVGVFPFAYLYTRDVKASVAVSLGMVPRGETGLAIAALGLEAGILTGGEFTAVVLMGLLTTVIGAVAFSRAQSWL, encoded by the coding sequence ATGGAGATAGGCGCGGTGTATTCCGCCTTCCTCTACCTATCCCTATTGCTGTTCCTGGCGGCGGTCTTGAGGTATCTCTTGCGGAGGCTCAGGATACCAGGGCTCGTCGCGGGGATCGCGGCCGGGATGGTCCTAAGCCCGACGTTGCTGGGCGGCCTCCTAAACGGCATTATAGGCGCGCCTATCTTCCAACTGAACGACTACATAAGGTTTATGGCGGACTTCTCGGTGATCTTGATAATATTCGCGGCGGGCCTCGAGGAAGGGCTGGCGCCGCTTAGGTCGGCCGGCGCGCTCGGCGCCGCGGGCGCCGTGTTCGGCGCCTTGTTGCCGTTTATCGCGGGCTACGCGGCCTACAGCGGATACGTAGGCAGGGACGTAGCGCTATATATGGGCGTAAGCCTCGGCGCGACCAGCCTGGCCGCCGCCTCGGCGATATTGTTAGAACGGGGAGTTAAGGGCAGGGGCGCTTATTTCCTCACGGCCGCCGCGGCGATAGACGACGTCGTGGCCTTCCTCCTGCTCTCGGTCGTCAACGTGTTGATAGTTGCCGGACATCTGTCGGTCGCCGAGCTGTTGGGCACAGTAGCGGTATACGTAGCCGCGTGGATAGTCATATTGGCGTCCTCGCTGGCCATACTCAAACTTGTGGGGAGGAGGATTAGGGACGAGTACTCCTACGAGTTCTCTCTGCTCGTGATATTCGGGCTGACCGCCATCATGGTGGTCTTGGGCTTTTCGCCGATAATAGCGGCATTCATCGCCGGGGTGGCCGTGGCCGAGGGCCTCAGCAAGGAGAATATAAAGAGGTTGACAGACGCGCTGCTAGAGGTCTTCGGCCCCATATTCTTCGTCGTGGTGGGCGCCGAGAGCGATCTGTCGGACATAGGCCTCGGCGGCCTCGTCATGGGCCTAGCCCTAACCGCCATAGCCGTAGTCTTCAAGATAGTCGGCGTGTTTCCGTTCGCCTATCTCTACACGCGCGACGTAAAGGCGTCAGTCGCCGTCTCGCTCGGGATGGTCCCTAGGGGAGAGACTGGGCTAGCCATAGCCGCTCTGGGGCTGGAAGCGGGCATCTTGACCGGCGGGGAGTTCACGGCGGTGGTCCTGATGGGGCTTTTGACGACCGTGATAGGCGCCGTGGCGTTCTCCAGAGCGCAGAGCTGGCTCTAG
- a CDS encoding S49 family peptidase, which translates to MAEDRTALAALILAAISVAAVLVIVATQQQRPVQLAAPPQKERIVVIPITAPLTSCWVNPLLPYILRLNSSDVAGIILYIDSPGGTLDATEALYGALKGLGKPVYAVVSGLDASGAFYVSMAAEKIYASPGSLVGNIGAWAVINPAVFWTPIPLEIFPSGYEKLFGMSLFGYYDSVDQAAASFLSVVLKSRGDRLNASADLLATGRLFTAQEALRIGLIDKIGGLADAVADMARSLGLTSYSVVSIYSYYGISPPNCSGLAMTQAKVPLGLLANSTLNPVFYIYPGAVQLDVNQSVPKFNVSQVKPAGRYVLFDLSHGNLIPEQFVQAFASKLVLYNCTVAFATTSNDLRSLLKNATGLVIVNPSSPYSSASVDAVESFTASGGRLLVFYDPRLANSIYITSSPPLPAYLDELLTPFGMVVMDGYLYNASAGLTALTGNWQFVSTRYVNSTELGDGDYVFFTPAAISGSGVGVYVDAHLLGFGAGRYAVVLQRGNVTVVGTVTSFLPDFVRLGNNQALLGDLARWVCGGR; encoded by the coding sequence ATGGCCGAAGATAGAACAGCTCTGGCGGCGCTAATACTCGCCGCGATAAGCGTGGCGGCCGTGTTGGTCATAGTGGCCACCCAACAACAGCGGCCTGTCCAGCTGGCGGCGCCGCCCCAGAAAGAGCGGATAGTGGTGATACCGATCACGGCGCCGCTCACCAGTTGCTGGGTCAACCCGCTACTGCCCTATATACTGAGGCTCAACTCAAGCGACGTGGCCGGGATCATACTCTATATAGACTCTCCAGGCGGCACGCTGGACGCCACGGAGGCCCTCTACGGCGCCCTCAAGGGCCTAGGCAAGCCCGTATACGCCGTCGTCTCCGGCCTCGACGCCTCGGGGGCCTTCTACGTCTCCATGGCCGCCGAGAAGATCTACGCGTCTCCAGGCTCCCTCGTGGGCAACATAGGCGCTTGGGCCGTAATAAACCCCGCCGTCTTCTGGACGCCGATACCTCTCGAGATCTTCCCGTCGGGATACGAGAAGCTGTTCGGCATGTCTCTGTTCGGCTACTACGACTCCGTGGACCAGGCAGCCGCCAGCTTCCTCTCCGTGGTGCTCAAGAGCAGGGGCGATAGGCTCAACGCCTCGGCCGACTTGCTCGCGACTGGGAGGCTCTTCACAGCCCAGGAGGCGTTGAGGATAGGCCTTATAGACAAGATCGGGGGGCTGGCCGACGCTGTGGCCGATATGGCCAGATCCCTGGGGCTGACCTCTTACTCGGTCGTCTCCATATACTCCTACTACGGGATATCTCCGCCGAACTGTAGCGGACTGGCCATGACGCAGGCAAAGGTGCCTCTAGGGCTGTTGGCCAACTCTACGCTGAACCCAGTGTTCTACATCTACCCCGGCGCGGTCCAACTCGACGTGAACCAAAGCGTGCCTAAGTTCAATGTGTCGCAAGTCAAGCCTGCGGGCAGATATGTCCTCTTCGATCTCAGCCACGGAAACTTGATCCCGGAGCAGTTCGTCCAGGCGTTTGCGTCGAAGCTTGTCCTCTACAACTGCACCGTCGCGTTCGCGACCACCAGCAACGATCTCAGGAGCTTGCTCAAGAACGCCACAGGTCTCGTAATCGTCAACCCGTCGTCGCCTTACTCCTCGGCGTCTGTGGATGCCGTAGAGTCCTTCACGGCTTCCGGCGGCCGTCTGCTCGTCTTCTACGACCCGCGGCTCGCTAACTCTATCTACATAACCTCCAGCCCTCCTTTGCCCGCATATCTAGACGAGCTGCTGACGCCTTTCGGCATGGTTGTGATGGACGGCTACCTCTACAACGCGAGCGCCGGCTTAACGGCCTTGACGGGCAACTGGCAGTTCGTGTCGACTAGATACGTCAACTCTACGGAGCTGGGCGACGGAGACTACGTCTTCTTCACGCCGGCCGCCATATCGGGCTCCGGCGTGGGCGTCTATGTCGACGCCCATCTCCTGGGCTTCGGCGCCGGCAGATACGCCGTGGTGTTGCAGAGAGGCAACGTGACCGTCGTGGGCACCGTGACCTCGTTCCTCCCCGATTTCGTGAGGCTGGGCAATAACCAGGCGCTGTTGGGCGATCTGGCCAGATGGGTCTGCGGCGGTAGATAA
- the asd gene encoding aspartate-semialdehyde dehydrogenase codes for MDKLRAYVVGATGLVGQRYVQLLADHPWFELVGVAASERSAGRRYGEINWVLETPMPSKAAELKIDKLDVDSLPKVDVIFSALPSEVAARVEPEMARRGYVVVSNSSNMRLEPDVPLLIPEVNPDDLSLVKEQRARRGWSGLIIKKPNCSTTILDLPLKPVLDELGVSKIHVVTMQAVTGAGYAGVPSVAILDNLIPYIKGEEEKIVNETRKIFKADLEIYATTTRVPVLDGHTEAIYVDTVKDFDVEAVVELMARFRSVPQELGLPTAPPQPVIPTRAIDRPQPRLDRMAGRGMSVVVGRIRKLAPRKLAFVALGHNTIRGAAGNAILAAELLVKSGLWA; via the coding sequence ATGGATAAACTGAGGGCGTACGTCGTCGGCGCCACGGGGCTGGTCGGGCAACGTTACGTGCAGTTGCTGGCGGACCACCCCTGGTTCGAGCTGGTGGGCGTCGCCGCTTCCGAGAGGAGCGCGGGGAGGAGATACGGCGAGATAAACTGGGTGCTCGAGACCCCCATGCCTAGTAAGGCCGCCGAGCTGAAGATAGACAAGCTCGACGTCGACTCCCTCCCTAAGGTCGACGTGATATTCTCGGCGCTTCCCTCCGAGGTGGCCGCCAGGGTCGAGCCGGAGATGGCGAGGCGGGGCTATGTCGTAGTCAGCAACTCCAGCAACATGAGGCTCGAGCCCGACGTCCCCCTCCTGATACCGGAGGTGAACCCCGACGATCTGTCCCTCGTCAAGGAGCAGAGGGCGCGGCGCGGCTGGAGCGGCCTCATCATAAAGAAGCCGAACTGCAGCACGACCATATTGGACCTCCCGCTCAAGCCCGTCCTCGACGAGTTAGGAGTGTCCAAGATACACGTGGTGACCATGCAGGCGGTCACCGGCGCGGGCTACGCCGGCGTACCCTCGGTGGCTATCCTCGACAACTTGATACCATATATCAAGGGGGAAGAGGAGAAGATAGTCAACGAGACCAGGAAGATCTTCAAGGCAGATCTGGAGATCTACGCCACGACGACCCGCGTCCCGGTCCTAGACGGGCATACGGAGGCGATCTACGTAGATACCGTGAAGGACTTCGACGTGGAGGCCGTGGTCGAGCTCATGGCCAGATTCAGAAGCGTTCCTCAAGAGCTCGGCCTCCCCACGGCGCCTCCCCAGCCCGTGATCCCCACAAGAGCCATAGATAGGCCCCAGCCCCGGCTCGACAGAATGGCCGGCAGAGGGATGTCGGTAGTCGTCGGCCGTATCAGGAAGCTCGCGCCTAGAAAGCTGGCGTTCGTCGCGTTGGGCCACAACACGATAAGGGGCGCCGCCGGCAACGCGATATTGGCGGCGGAGCTGTTGGTGAAATCGGGGCTCTGGGCCTAG
- a CDS encoding acetate--CoA ligase family protein, whose protein sequence is MSVVDRARAEGRNKLYEHEAFELLRKYAIPVPDYGIAKDEDEAVSLAERIGYPVAVKVISRQIVHKTDVGGVVLGVTNRDELIAACKKIRESVKARAPYAEIEGCLIQRMVPQGVELIIGAVYDDIFGHVLAFGLGGILTELYRDVSMRLVPIEEEDAWEMLREVKAYRLLTGYRGTPPRDLHAIVDIIVKFSRLLSENPAIREADLNPVIALEEGKGAYVVDARFLLGID, encoded by the coding sequence ATGAGCGTCGTAGATAGGGCTAGGGCCGAGGGCAGGAACAAGCTGTACGAGCACGAGGCCTTCGAGCTGTTGAGGAAATACGCCATTCCCGTGCCCGACTACGGCATAGCGAAGGACGAGGACGAGGCCGTGTCGCTCGCCGAGAGGATCGGCTATCCTGTCGCAGTTAAGGTGATCTCGAGGCAGATAGTCCACAAGACCGACGTGGGGGGAGTCGTCCTGGGCGTGACGAATAGAGACGAGTTGATCGCCGCGTGCAAAAAGATAAGGGAGTCGGTCAAGGCGCGGGCGCCCTACGCAGAGATAGAGGGCTGCCTCATACAGAGGATGGTGCCGCAAGGCGTCGAGCTCATAATAGGCGCCGTCTACGACGACATTTTCGGCCACGTGCTCGCGTTCGGCCTAGGCGGCATCTTGACCGAGCTGTACAGAGACGTGTCCATGAGGCTCGTGCCGATCGAGGAAGAGGACGCCTGGGAGATGTTGAGGGAGGTGAAGGCGTATAGGCTGTTGACGGGCTACCGCGGGACTCCGCCGAGAGATCTACACGCGATAGTTGATATAATCGTCAAGTTCTCCCGTCTGTTGTCCGAGAACCCCGCCATAAGGGAGGCCGATCTGAACCCCGTCATAGCCCTCGAGGAGGGCAAGGGCGCCTACGTGGTGGACGCGCGGTTCCTGCTCGGCATCGATTGA
- a CDS encoding GNAT family N-acetyltransferase: protein MVEAEAQGPVVEIGRRYLEKALDILAREYGRALEYARAVVADGLGDVAVALLGGRPIGAEIFYKIRLAVDLCVHYYVAVLREYRRRGVGKILITTVERACKSDAYAATTTEDNAAAKALFGSLGYVGYRWRELDKKTRDVLLRATCGYDDDMIFLKGPAPREVAAEVGDAERFGHRECYLVWLGVRRADV, encoded by the coding sequence ATGGTCGAGGCTGAGGCACAAGGTCCCGTAGTAGAGATCGGGAGGAGGTATCTCGAAAAGGCTCTGGACATACTTGCCAGAGAATACGGCAGGGCTCTGGAATACGCCAGAGCTGTGGTGGCCGACGGCTTAGGCGACGTGGCCGTGGCCTTGCTCGGCGGCCGGCCAATAGGCGCCGAGATCTTCTACAAGATCAGGCTGGCCGTGGATCTCTGCGTGCACTACTACGTGGCGGTGCTGAGAGAGTATAGGAGACGCGGCGTGGGCAAGATCTTGATAACGACCGTCGAGAGGGCTTGCAAGTCAGACGCCTACGCCGCGACGACGACGGAGGACAACGCGGCGGCCAAGGCCCTCTTCGGGTCCCTCGGATATGTGGGGTACCGATGGCGGGAGCTCGACAAGAAGACGAGGGACGTTCTCTTGAGAGCCACATGCGGGTACGACGACGACATGATTTTCCTGAAGGGGCCCGCTCCGCGCGAGGTGGCGGCCGAGGTGGGCGACGCGGAGCGCTTCGGGCATAGGGAGTGCTACCTGGTCTGGCTCGGCGTGCGGCGCGCCGATGTGTAG
- a CDS encoding MFS transporter produces MRRGLAFSIILMSTLMVALDATIVVLALPAMMEDLHAPLDAVVWAIISYILVVTVLSTQAGRLGDLEGKPRVFNLGMLLFGLGSALVGASTSAAELVAFRVVQAIGGALMSATSMALISDYFPPERRGWAFGWSSAVWNLGAVAGIFAGGLITTFWGWRWNFYINVPIAFAGFALGRKYLEDLGERTRRRFDVAGSLLLGASLTLYSLAGLEYAAAGFSTSVVLEAAAATALLAIFALAETRSAEPIVPPDLIKTRLFTLSAISLMSQTTANYATLFLLTMYLQGVRGLDPFTASLWLVPGYLLGSVTASLGGRLADSHDPRIVASMGLSLQILAYLLFRSLLAVDTPLYLVTAISALNGIGAALFFSSNGKLVMWDVPRRWYGAASGTSRTLGNIGMVLSFSIAIAVSSAAVPRDVAFQIFAGLTTLSPQYMEPFVASLHAAFTASSIIMALAAALSWSRLRHKVP; encoded by the coding sequence ATGAGGCGCGGCCTCGCCTTCTCCATAATACTGATGTCGACCTTGATGGTCGCCCTAGACGCGACCATAGTCGTCCTGGCTCTTCCGGCAATGATGGAGGACTTGCACGCGCCCCTAGACGCCGTTGTGTGGGCCATCATATCCTACATATTGGTCGTCACCGTGTTGTCGACGCAGGCGGGCAGGCTAGGCGATCTCGAGGGCAAGCCGAGAGTGTTCAACCTAGGCATGTTGTTGTTCGGGCTCGGGAGCGCTCTCGTAGGGGCCTCGACCAGCGCGGCGGAGCTCGTCGCCTTTAGAGTCGTCCAGGCCATCGGCGGAGCCCTCATGTCGGCCACGTCCATGGCGTTGATCTCCGATTACTTCCCGCCCGAGCGTAGGGGGTGGGCCTTCGGCTGGTCGTCCGCAGTGTGGAACCTCGGCGCCGTCGCGGGCATATTCGCGGGCGGTCTAATCACGACGTTTTGGGGATGGCGCTGGAACTTCTACATAAACGTGCCCATAGCGTTCGCCGGCTTCGCGCTGGGCCGCAAATATCTGGAAGACCTCGGCGAAAGGACCAGGAGGAGGTTCGACGTGGCGGGCTCCCTCCTCCTAGGGGCTTCCCTGACCCTCTACTCGCTGGCTGGGCTGGAGTACGCTGCGGCCGGCTTCTCGACGTCGGTGGTCCTAGAGGCGGCCGCGGCCACGGCGCTGTTGGCGATCTTCGCCCTGGCCGAGACGAGATCCGCCGAGCCCATAGTCCCGCCCGACCTCATAAAGACGAGGCTCTTCACGCTATCCGCCATCTCGCTCATGTCGCAGACTACCGCCAACTACGCCACCCTCTTTCTCCTGACTATGTACCTGCAGGGAGTGCGGGGGCTCGACCCGTTCACGGCGTCCCTCTGGCTGGTCCCAGGATATTTGCTGGGCAGCGTGACCGCCTCCCTCGGCGGAAGGCTGGCGGACTCTCACGACCCTAGGATAGTCGCGTCGATGGGCTTGAGCCTCCAGATCTTGGCCTATCTGCTATTTAGATCCTTGCTGGCGGTCGACACCCCGCTCTACTTGGTGACCGCCATATCTGCGCTCAACGGCATAGGCGCGGCGCTCTTCTTCTCGTCAAACGGCAAGCTCGTGATGTGGGACGTGCCGCGCCGCTGGTACGGCGCCGCGTCGGGCACGTCAAGGACTCTGGGCAATATCGGCATGGTCCTGAGCTTCTCCATAGCAATAGCGGTTTCGTCGGCCGCCGTGCCCCGCGACGTGGCTTTCCAGATCTTCGCCGGCCTGACCACGTTGAGCCCCCAGTACATGGAGCCCTTCGTGGCCAGCCTCCACGCCGCCTTCACAGCCTCCTCCATCATAATGGCGCTGGCCGCCGCGCTCTCATGGTCGAGGCTGAGGCACAAGGTCCCGTAG
- a CDS encoding acetate--CoA ligase family protein, which produces MSSGQDELTPLISPKSVALVGASPKQASVGYVIFENLANRFRGKAYFVNPKYDVVEAWGKQFKFYKSISEIPDAIDVVIIAVPAQVVPQVLEEAGKKGAKAAIIISSGFAEVGNKELEDELRALGKMYGIRLLGPNCLGVYNAFDGFDTVFLPAERAGRPPAGPLALISQSGAVAASIMDWAARRGIGLSIMVNYGNKADVGDVELLRYFEKDDRIKVITIYIEGFKYPGEAKRFLDAAREVAKKKPIIAYKAGRGAAAQRAVKSHTAALAGSYEMYRGLFRQAGIIEAANLRDMFDMAKALATQPLPRGNRVLVLTDSGGMGIQAVDALEALGLEVPEIPESIRRDLRRELLPFSALGNPVDVTGSATDQHYKVVLEALLPTAFFDMALVVTLMQVPGLTQNLAEYIIDAKRFRKPIAVVNFGGSEVVQSFTKTLEDAEIPTYSTPDRAAKALWALYEYAKIRGVVRP; this is translated from the coding sequence ATGTCCTCGGGACAAGACGAGTTGACTCCTCTTATTTCGCCGAAATCCGTCGCGCTGGTCGGCGCCTCGCCGAAACAAGCGTCTGTGGGCTACGTCATATTCGAAAACCTAGCCAATAGGTTCAGGGGCAAGGCGTATTTCGTGAACCCCAAATACGACGTGGTCGAGGCCTGGGGGAAGCAGTTCAAGTTCTACAAATCCATATCGGAGATCCCCGACGCCATAGACGTCGTCATAATTGCCGTGCCGGCCCAAGTCGTGCCGCAGGTGCTCGAGGAGGCAGGCAAGAAAGGCGCGAAGGCCGCGATAATAATAAGTAGTGGCTTCGCCGAGGTCGGCAACAAGGAGCTTGAGGACGAGCTGAGAGCTCTCGGAAAGATGTACGGCATCAGACTGCTGGGCCCTAACTGCCTCGGGGTCTACAACGCCTTCGACGGCTTCGACACGGTCTTTCTGCCGGCCGAGCGCGCCGGGAGGCCGCCCGCAGGCCCTCTGGCCTTGATAAGCCAGAGCGGCGCCGTGGCTGCGTCCATAATGGACTGGGCGGCCAGGAGAGGCATAGGCCTCTCGATCATGGTGAACTACGGGAATAAGGCCGATGTAGGCGACGTGGAGCTCCTCAGATATTTCGAGAAGGACGACCGGATAAAGGTCATCACGATATATATAGAGGGCTTCAAGTACCCGGGCGAGGCCAAGAGGTTCCTAGACGCGGCGCGCGAGGTGGCCAAGAAGAAGCCCATAATAGCCTACAAGGCTGGGAGGGGCGCCGCCGCCCAGAGAGCCGTGAAGTCTCACACAGCCGCGTTGGCCGGCAGCTATGAGATGTACAGAGGCCTCTTCAGACAGGCAGGCATAATCGAGGCGGCCAACCTCAGGGATATGTTCGACATGGCTAAGGCTCTGGCCACCCAGCCGCTTCCCAGAGGCAACCGCGTCTTGGTCTTGACGGATTCGGGCGGGATGGGCATACAGGCTGTGGACGCGTTGGAGGCCTTGGGCCTGGAGGTGCCGGAGATACCGGAGTCGATAAGGCGGGATCTGAGGAGGGAGCTCCTCCCGTTCTCGGCGCTGGGCAATCCGGTGGACGTGACCGGGTCGGCGACGGACCAACACTACAAGGTCGTCCTCGAGGCGTTGTTGCCCACGGCGTTTTTCGACATGGCCTTGGTCGTCACCTTGATGCAGGTGCCGGGCCTCACCCAGAACTTGGCCGAGTACATAATCGACGCCAAGAGGTTCAGGAAGCCGATAGCCGTTGTGAACTTCGGAGGGAGCGAGGTTGTCCAGTCGTTCACCAAGACGTTGGAAGACGCAGAGATACCCACGTACTCGACGCCCGATAGGGCCGCCAAGGCGCTGTGGGCGCTCTACGAGTACGCAAAAATACGCGGCGTGGTCAGGCCATGA